In the Streptomyces fradiae ATCC 10745 = DSM 40063 genome, AAGGTGGCCGCGCGCGGTGACGGCCCGAGCGCCCGCAGCTCCGCCGGCCGCTCCAGGGCCTCGCCGGCGGTCGGGCGGGCGCCCGCCGGAACCCACCGGAGCACGACGTGTGCCTCGACGTGCCGTGCGAAGCACTGGCGCCGCCGGCGCGTCGCCTCCAGGTGCCCGCCGCGCTACGACCCCGCGCCCCGGACGGTGCCGCTCAGCCGATGTCGGGGATGCGCCAGTCGACGGGGGCGTGCCCCTGGTCGGCTATAGCCTTGTCGATCTGCGTGAAGGGGCGGGACCCGAAGAACTTCTTCGCGGAGAGCGGCGACGGATGGGCGCCCTTCACCACGGCGTGCCGCGACTCGTCGATGAGCGGCAGCTTCTTCTGCGCGTAGTTGCCCCACAGGACGAAGACGGCGGGGTCGGGGCGGGAGGCCACGGCGCTGATCACCGCGTCGGTGAACTTCTCCCAGCCCTTGCCCTTGTGCGAGTTGGCCTCGCCGGCGCGGACCGTGAGCACCGCGTTGAGCAGCAGGACGCCCTGCTCGGCCCACGGCATGAGGTAGCCGTTGTCCGGGACGGGGTGGCCGAGATCCGCGTGCATCTCCTTGTAGATGTTGCGCAGGGAGGGAGGGGTCTTGACGCCCGGCCGCACGGAGAAGCACAGCCCGTGCCCCTGGCCCTCGCCGTGGTAGGGGTCCTGGCCCAGGACGAGGACCTTCACCTTGTCGTACGGAGTGGCGTCGAGCGCGGCGAACACCTCGTCCCGCGGCGGGTAGACCGGCCCCTTGGCCCGCTCCTCCTCGACGAACTCGGTGAGCTGCTCGAAGTACGGCTTGCGCAGCTCGTCGCCGAGGACGCCGCGCCAGGACTCGGGCAGCATGACGGTGTCGGTCACGTCAACAACCTCCGGTGTGGGATCGCTTGTCGTTCACAGAACCTACCTGCGGCCACTGACAAGCGATCCCACGTCCCTCATCGGGCGGCGGTCACCAGCTGGTCTTGCGGTGCAGCACCCACAGCTGCATGACGGTCTGCGGGTCGAGGGCGCGCTCGCCGCCGCCGATCTCCTCGCTGGCCGCCACGTACAGCTTGCCCTGCCACAGGGGCAGCAGGCGGACGTCCTCCACGAGGATCTGCTGGGCCCGGTCGAATTGGTCGGTGACCGCGGCCCGGTCGCTCTTGCGGCGCGACTCGGGCAGCAGGCGGTCGGTGATCTCCGGCTGCTCGTAGGGCGCGGCGTGGACGTTGTCCTTGCCGACGAACGGCGCGATGAAGTTGTCCGGGTCCGGGAAGTCGGGGAACCACCCGCGGCCGAAGACCGAGTACTCGCCCTTCTGGTAGGCCGCCTGGAACTCCTTCCACGGCTTGCCCACGAGGGTGACCTCGAAGAGGCCCGAGCCTTCGAGCTGCCGCTTGATCTCGGCGTACTCGTCGGCCGTGGAGGAGCCGTACCGGTCGGTCGTGTAGCCGATCGTCAGCTTCACCGGCTTGTCGATGCCGTCCTTGCGCAGCATGGCCTTGGCCTTGGCGACGTCCGGGTCGCCGTACTGGTCGAAGAACTTGGTGGTGTGCCCGGCGATGCCCTTGGGGACCATCGAGTACAGCGGCTCGGCGGTGCCCCGGTACGCCTTGGCGACGAGGGCGCCGCGGTCGATGACCTGCGCGACGGCGCGGCGGACGGCGGGCTTGCCCGCCATCGGGTCCTCGGGGTTGAAGACGAGGTAGTGGATGTTCGCGCCGGTCGTCTCGACGACCTGGAGCCCCTCGTTCTCGGGCTTCTTCTCGCTGAGGTCGACGACCTCCTCGGCGGTCAGGCCGCGGTAGGTGGCGTCGATCTCCTTGTTCTTCAGCGCGGCGACCAGCGCGTCGGAGTCGCCGAAGTAGCGGACGACGACCCCGGTGTTCTTCCGGTCGGCGTACCCCTTGTACGTGGGGTTCTTGGCCAGCTCGGCCTCGACGCCGTCGCTGTACTTGGCGAGCGTGTACGGACCGGAGCCGACGACCTTGCCGTCCTCGCGCAGCTTGTCCGCCGGGTACGAGGCGGGCTCCACGATCGACATGGCGGGGGTGGCGAGGACGAAGGGGAAGGTGGCGTCCGACTCCTTCAGCCGGAAGACCACCGTCTTGTCGCCGCTCGTCTCGACCTTGTCGAGGGCCCCGAGCAGCCCGCTCGGGCCGCCCTCCGCGTCGATCGTGCGGATGCGCTCGATCGAGTGCTTGACCGCCGCGGCGTCCAGGGGGGCGCCGCTGGAGAACTTCAGCCCGTCGCGCAGGTCGCACTGGTAGACCTTGCTGGCGCCGTCGGTGAACCTGCAGTCCGCCGCGTCCGGCTGGGGTGTGGTGCTTCCGGTGGGGAAACTCAGCAGCGTCTGGAAGACGTTCCGGAAGAGCTCCCAGGAGCTGTCCCACGAGGCGGCCGGGTCGAGGGTGGTCGGCGAACTCGTCGTACCCACGACGATCTTGCTTTCCGCCTCGGCTTCATCGCCCGCGAAGAGACTGCATCCCGCCAGCAGGGATATGGACGCAAGGGCTGCAGCTGCCTGCAGGCTGGTCCGGTTGAACACGTGCACACGCTCCTCGTTCAGCCATGGTCGGCCGACCATACCGCAGCGCCCCGCCGGTTCCATCAGGGAGACCGGCGGGGCACTTGAGGCATTAGGCGGCCAATCAGGCGCAATCCACCTCAGCCGACTCCGGCATTGAGGAAAATACCCCCGTCGACCACCAGGGTCTGCCCGGTGATCCAACCCGATTCGCCGGAAGTGAGGAATGCGGCGGCACCTCCGATATCGGCGGGCACCCCCAGCCTGCCGAGCGGATAGGCGGCTGCCACCTCCGCCTCGCGGCCCTCGTAGAGCGCTTCCGCGAATTTCGTCTTCACGACAGCCGGGGCAATCGCGTTGACCCGGACAATAGGGGCGAATTCATGGGCGAGCTGGAGCGTCAAGTTGATCATCGCCGCCTTGCTCATCCCGTACGCCCCCACGAACGGGGAGGCCGCGACGCCGGCGACGGAGGCGATGTTCACGATCGCGCCGCCGTTCTCCTTCTGCCAGGCCCGCCAGGTCTGCTGGGCGAAGCCGAGCGCCGAGACGACGTTGGTCTCGAAGACCTTGCGGGCCACGTTGAGGTCGAGCTCGGCCATGGGGCCGAAGACGGGGTTGGTGCCGGCGTTGTTGACCAGGTAGTCGACGCGGCCGAAGGCCTCCATGGTCCGCTCGACGGCGATGGCCTGGTGGGCCTCGTCGTGGGCCTTCCCGGCGACGTACACGGCGCGGTCGGGGCCGAGCCGCTCCACGGCGGCCTTGAGCGCTTCCTCGCCGCGCCCGGTGACGCAGACGCGGTCCCCGCGCGCGACGAGCGCCTCGGCGATGCCGTAGCCGATGCCGCGGCTGCCGCCGGTGACGAGGGCGACCCGGCCGGTGGGCTCGGGCAGTCGGGCGTTGTCCATCTCCGCTTCTCCCGCCGTCTCAGTCGAGGGGTCCGCCGGCCACGTACAGGACCTGGCCGGAGACGAAGCCCGCGTCGTCGCCCGTGAAGAAGGCGATGGCGTTCGCCACGTCCTCGGGGCGGCCCACGCGCTGGACGGGGATCTGGGTGGCGGCGGCGGCCTGGAACTCCTCGAAGCCCATGCCGACGCGCGCGGCGGTCTGCGCGGTCATCTCGGT is a window encoding:
- the ung gene encoding uracil-DNA glycosylase; its protein translation is MTDTVMLPESWRGVLGDELRKPYFEQLTEFVEEERAKGPVYPPRDEVFAALDATPYDKVKVLVLGQDPYHGEGQGHGLCFSVRPGVKTPPSLRNIYKEMHADLGHPVPDNGYLMPWAEQGVLLLNAVLTVRAGEANSHKGKGWEKFTDAVISAVASRPDPAVFVLWGNYAQKKLPLIDESRHAVVKGAHPSPLSAKKFFGSRPFTQIDKAIADQGHAPVDWRIPDIG
- a CDS encoding ABC transporter substrate-binding protein, yielding MFNRTSLQAAAALASISLLAGCSLFAGDEAEAESKIVVGTTSSPTTLDPAASWDSSWELFRNVFQTLLSFPTGSTTPQPDAADCRFTDGASKVYQCDLRDGLKFSSGAPLDAAAVKHSIERIRTIDAEGGPSGLLGALDKVETSGDKTVVFRLKESDATFPFVLATPAMSIVEPASYPADKLREDGKVVGSGPYTLAKYSDGVEAELAKNPTYKGYADRKNTGVVVRYFGDSDALVAALKNKEIDATYRGLTAEEVVDLSEKKPENEGLQVVETTGANIHYLVFNPEDPMAGKPAVRRAVAQVIDRGALVAKAYRGTAEPLYSMVPKGIAGHTTKFFDQYGDPDVAKAKAMLRKDGIDKPVKLTIGYTTDRYGSSTADEYAEIKRQLEGSGLFEVTLVGKPWKEFQAAYQKGEYSVFGRGWFPDFPDPDNFIAPFVGKDNVHAAPYEQPEITDRLLPESRRKSDRAAVTDQFDRAQQILVEDVRLLPLWQGKLYVAASEEIGGGERALDPQTVMQLWVLHRKTSW
- a CDS encoding SDR family oxidoreductase — its product is MDNARLPEPTGRVALVTGGSRGIGYGIAEALVARGDRVCVTGRGEEALKAAVERLGPDRAVYVAGKAHDEAHQAIAVERTMEAFGRVDYLVNNAGTNPVFGPMAELDLNVARKVFETNVVSALGFAQQTWRAWQKENGGAIVNIASVAGVAASPFVGAYGMSKAAMINLTLQLAHEFAPIVRVNAIAPAVVKTKFAEALYEGREAEVAAAYPLGRLGVPADIGGAAAFLTSGESGWITGQTLVVDGGIFLNAGVG